In Streptomyces alboniger, the following are encoded in one genomic region:
- a CDS encoding sensor histidine kinase gives MNKAPARGSWRIVDRLAPAWLVVQFLGTAVLVVAMVTAREDTLWVWGVYAASLLCWTLFMVLHPVRPEAASAMLAASALLPALVVGYSDDATAVIMLCVLLGRFTSMITSSARMLTVVTCACLVAIWISCVLAGQPLTYVLGYTMLALVLTLFGLNRRQYEGRARQAEQLLAQNQLIQQEQARAAALGERSRIAREMHDVLAHSLGALSVQLKVATALIEKGDSAGALARVRRSNRLADEGLVEARNAVAALRGDVPSLPEALKSLAGQHRSNHPSEVHVDIVGELRPLSPAATVSLVQTAREALTNAAKHAPGETIGVTVEYRADALRLTVENATPTSSLPDPDHAPGYGLTGMRERLALVGGSLVVNRLDGDTRWAVTAEVPE, from the coding sequence GTGAACAAGGCACCCGCACGCGGCAGTTGGCGCATCGTGGACCGGCTGGCGCCCGCCTGGCTCGTGGTGCAGTTCCTCGGTACGGCCGTGCTCGTCGTGGCCATGGTCACGGCCAGGGAGGACACGCTCTGGGTCTGGGGCGTGTACGCGGCGAGCCTGCTGTGCTGGACCCTGTTCATGGTCCTGCACCCCGTCCGGCCCGAGGCCGCCAGTGCCATGCTGGCGGCGAGCGCGCTGCTGCCGGCCCTGGTCGTGGGGTACTCCGACGACGCGACCGCGGTGATCATGCTGTGCGTACTGCTCGGCAGGTTCACCTCGATGATCACCTCCTCCGCGCGCATGCTCACGGTCGTGACGTGCGCGTGCCTGGTGGCCATCTGGATCAGTTGCGTACTGGCGGGGCAGCCACTCACGTACGTGCTGGGCTACACGATGCTGGCCCTCGTGCTGACGCTGTTCGGCCTCAACCGGCGCCAGTACGAGGGCCGGGCCAGGCAGGCCGAGCAACTGCTGGCGCAGAACCAGCTGATCCAGCAGGAGCAGGCGCGGGCCGCCGCGCTGGGTGAACGCAGCAGGATCGCACGGGAGATGCACGACGTACTCGCCCACTCCCTGGGCGCGCTGAGCGTCCAGCTCAAGGTGGCCACCGCACTGATAGAGAAGGGCGACTCGGCCGGGGCGCTGGCCCGGGTGCGCCGGTCCAACCGGCTGGCGGACGAGGGCCTGGTCGAGGCGCGGAACGCGGTGGCGGCCCTGCGGGGAGATGTGCCCTCGCTCCCCGAGGCGCTCAAGAGCCTCGCCGGGCAGCACCGTTCGAACCACCCCAGCGAGGTACACGTGGACATCGTGGGCGAACTGCGTCCGCTCTCCCCCGCGGCCACGGTCTCGCTGGTGCAGACGGCACGCGAGGCGCTGACCAACGCCGCCAAGCACGCCCCCGGCGAGACCATCGGGGTGACGGTGGAGTACCGCGCGGACGCGCTGCGGCTCACCGTGGAGAACGCCACGCCGACGTCGAGCCTCCCCGACCCGGACCACGCGCCCGGCTACGGCCTCACGGGCATGCGGGAACGCCTGGCCCTGGTCGGCGGCTCCCTCGTCGTGAACCGCCTGGACGGGGACACGCGGTGGGCGGTGACGGCCGAGGTGCCCGAGTGA
- a CDS encoding thioesterase II family protein gives MIETITNTPWLIRFRSAPQARTRLVCLPHAGGSASFYFPMTRTVAPDTDVLAVQYPGRQDRRSEPCLTDLGQLADEVASALEPWLDLPTVLFGHSMGATLAFEVARRLERNPAFTPRRIIASGRRAPSTHRDETVHKRDDDGIIAEMRLLSGTDPRILADEEFLRMAMPAIRGDYTAIETYRVEPGAKVRAPITVLTGDTDVRTSAEEAAAWRQHTTGDFELHTFAGGHFFLADHLERVGGIVSDCLL, from the coding sequence ATGATTGAAACGATAACCAACACGCCCTGGCTGATACGGTTCCGGTCGGCCCCGCAGGCCAGGACCCGTCTCGTCTGCTTGCCTCACGCGGGTGGCTCAGCATCTTTTTACTTTCCCATGACCCGGACGGTTGCTCCCGATACGGACGTCCTCGCGGTGCAATATCCGGGACGCCAGGATCGCCGGTCCGAACCCTGTCTCACGGATTTGGGACAGCTCGCCGACGAGGTCGCGTCGGCCCTTGAGCCGTGGCTCGATCTGCCCACCGTCCTCTTCGGTCACAGCATGGGGGCGACGCTCGCCTTCGAGGTGGCCCGCCGGCTGGAGCGGAACCCGGCATTCACTCCGCGGCGGATCATCGCCTCGGGGCGGCGCGCACCTTCCACGCACCGCGACGAGACGGTCCACAAGCGCGACGACGACGGCATCATCGCCGAGATGCGCCTGCTCAGTGGCACCGATCCCCGCATCCTGGCCGACGAGGAGTTCCTCCGGATGGCGATGCCGGCCATCCGGGGCGACTACACCGCGATCGAGACGTACCGGGTCGAGCCGGGCGCCAAGGTGCGCGCGCCGATCACCGTGCTCACCGGTGACACCGACGTACGGACGAGCGCGGAAGAGGCCGCGGCGTGGCGGCAGCACACCACCGGTGACTTCGAACTGCACACCTTCGCGGGCGGTCACTTCTTCCTGGCCGATCACCTGGAGCGGGTCGGCGGAATCGTTTCCGACTGTCTGCTCTAG
- a CDS encoding response regulator, with the protein MVVDDQQIVREGLMSLLDLMDDIEVVGGAADGAEAVRLAGETSPRVVLMDLRMPGMGGAEATRRILSEHPDVAVLVLSTFADDESLVDALNAGACGYLTKDANQEQIAVAIRSSAHGQSTFDPAVTRRLTAALSVPAAPPVAPSRSSPPPSAPAPARRRVNPDGLTGREVDVLKLIAQGLSNGEIASTLFIEETTVKTHINNAFAKINARNRADAVRYAYQQGLARP; encoded by the coding sequence ATGGTCGTGGACGACCAGCAAATCGTTCGTGAAGGTCTGATGTCGTTGCTCGATCTGATGGATGACATCGAGGTGGTGGGAGGCGCGGCCGACGGCGCGGAGGCGGTGCGCCTAGCCGGCGAGACCTCGCCCCGGGTGGTGCTCATGGACTTGCGCATGCCGGGCATGGGCGGTGCGGAGGCCACCCGGCGGATCCTGTCGGAACACCCGGACGTCGCAGTGCTGGTGCTCTCGACGTTCGCCGACGACGAGTCCCTCGTCGACGCGTTGAACGCCGGGGCGTGCGGCTATCTGACCAAGGACGCCAACCAGGAGCAGATCGCGGTGGCCATCCGCAGCTCCGCCCACGGGCAGTCCACGTTCGATCCGGCGGTGACCCGCCGGCTGACCGCGGCGCTCAGCGTGCCCGCGGCGCCCCCGGTCGCCCCGAGCCGGTCCTCGCCGCCCCCGTCCGCCCCGGCCCCGGCCCGGCGCCGGGTCAACCCCGACGGTCTGACCGGCCGCGAGGTCGATGTGCTCAAGCTGATCGCCCAGGGGCTGAGCAACGGGGAGATCGCCTCGACGCTCTTCATCGAGGAAACGACGGTGAAGACGCACATCAACAACGCCTTCGCCAAGATCAACGCGCGCAACCGGGCCGACGCCGTGCGCTACGCCTACCAGCAGGGGCTGGCGCGTCCCTGA